In Providencia alcalifaciens, the sequence CGATGCAAACCGACAAAGGCATCGTGCTGGCCAGCGCCTTGATCGGGCACCTGCGGCGGCAGTCGGTCATTCTGCCCGCCCTCAACGCCGTCGAGCGGGCGAGTGCCGAGGCGATCACCCGTGCTAACCGGCGCATCTACGACGCCTTGGCCGAACCACTGGCGGACGCGCATCGCCGCCGCCTCGACGATCTGCTCAAGCGCCGGGACAACGGCAAGACGACCTGGTTGGCTTGGTTGCGCCAGTCTCCGGCCAAGCCAAATTCGCGGCATATGCTGGAACACATCGAACGCCTCAAGGCATGGCAGGCACTCGATCTGCCTACCGGCATCGAGCGGCTGGTTCACCAGAACCGCCTGCTCAAGATTGCCCGCGAGGGCGGCCAGATGACACCCGCCGACCTGGCCAAATTCGAGCCGCAACGGCGCTACGCCACTCTCGTGGCGCTGGCCACCGTCACCGACGAAATCATCGACCTGCACGACCGCATCCTGGGTAAGCTGTTTAACGCTGCCAAGAATAAGCATCAGCAGCAGTTCCAGGCGTCAGGCAAGGCCATCAACGCCAAGGTACGTCTGTACGGGCGCATCGGTCAGGCGCTGATCGACGCCAAGCAATCAGGCCGCGATGCGTTTGCCGCCATCGAGGCCGTCATGTCCTGGGATTCCTTTGCCGAGAGCGTCACCGAGGCGCAGAAGCTCGCGCAACCCGATGACTTCGATTTCCTGCATCGCATCGGCGAGAGCTACGCCACCCTGCGCCGCTATGCACCGGAATTCCTTGCCGTGCTCAAGCTGCGGGCCGCGCCCGCCGCCAAAAACGTGCTTGATGCCATTGAGGTGCTGCGCGGCATGAACACCGACAACGCCCGCAAGCTGCCAGCCGATGCACCGACCGGCTTCATCAAGCCGCGCTGGCAGAAACTGGTGATGACCGACGCCGGCATCGACCGGCGCTACTACGAACTGTGCGCGCTGTCCGAGTTGAAGAACTCCCTGCGCTCGGGCGACATCTGGGTGCAGGGTTCACGCCAGTTCAAGGACTTCGAGGACTACCTGGTACCGCCCGAGAAGTTCACCAGCCTCAAGCAGTCCAGCGAATTGCCGCTGGCCGTGGCCACCGACTGCGAACAATATCTGCATGAGCGGCTGACGCTGCTGGAAGCACAACTTGCCACCGTCAACCGCATGGCGGCAGCCAACGACCTGCCGGATGCCATCATCACCGAGTCGGGCTTGAAGATCACGCCGCTGGATGCGGCGGTGCCCGACACCGCGCAGGCGCTGATAGACCAGACAGCCATGGTCCTGCCGCACGTCAAGATCACCGAACTGCTGCTCGAAGTCGATGAGTGGACGGGCTTCACCCGGCACTTCACGCACTTGAAATCGGGCGATCTGGCCAAGGACAAGAACCTGTTGTTGACCACGATCCTGGCCGACGCGATCAACCTGGGCCTGACCAAGATGGCCGAGTCCTGCCCCGGCACGACCTACGCGAAGCTCGCTTGGCTGCAAGCCTGGCATACCCGCGACGAAACGTACTCGACAGCGTTGGCTGAACTGGTCAACGCTCAGTTTCGGCATCCCTTTGCCGGGCACTGGGGCGATGGCACCACATCATCATCGGACGGACAGAATTTCCGAACCGCTAGCAAGGCAAAGAGCACGGGGCACATCAACCCAAAATATGGCAGCAGCCCAGGACGGACTTTCTACACCCACATCTCCGACCAATACGCGCCATTCCACACCAAGGTGGTCAATGTCGGCCTGCGCGACTCAACCTACGTGCTCGACGGCCTGCTGTACCACGAATCCGACCTGCGGATCGAGGAGCACTACACCGACACGGCGGGCTTCACCGATCACGTCTTCGCCCTGATGCACCTCTTGGGCTTCCGCTTCGCGCCGCGCATCCGCGACCTGGGCGACACCAAGCTCTACATCCCGAAGGGCGATGCCGCCTATGACGCGCTCAAGCCGATGATCGGCGGCACGCTCAACATCAAGCACGTCCGCGCCCATTGGGACGAAATCCTGCGGCTGGCCACCTCGATCAAGCAGGGCACGGTGACGGCCTCGCTGATGCTCAGGAAACTCGGCAGCTACCCGCGCCAGAACGGCTTGGCCGTCGCGCTGCGCGAGTTGGGCCGCATCGA encodes:
- a CDS encoding Tn3-like element TnAs3 family transposase; the encoded protein is MPRRSILSAAERESLLALPDSKDDLIRHYTFNDTDLSIIRQRRGPANRLGFAVQLCYLRFPGVILGVDELPFPPLLKLVADQLKVGVESWNEYGQREQTRREHLSELQTVFGFRPFTMSHYRQAVQMLTELAMQTDKGIVLASALIGHLRRQSVILPALNAVERASAEAITRANRRIYDALAEPLADAHRRRLDDLLKRRDNGKTTWLAWLRQSPAKPNSRHMLEHIERLKAWQALDLPTGIERLVHQNRLLKIAREGGQMTPADLAKFEPQRRYATLVALATVTDEIIDLHDRILGKLFNAAKNKHQQQFQASGKAINAKVRLYGRIGQALIDAKQSGRDAFAAIEAVMSWDSFAESVTEAQKLAQPDDFDFLHRIGESYATLRRYAPEFLAVLKLRAAPAAKNVLDAIEVLRGMNTDNARKLPADAPTGFIKPRWQKLVMTDAGIDRRYYELCALSELKNSLRSGDIWVQGSRQFKDFEDYLVPPEKFTSLKQSSELPLAVATDCEQYLHERLTLLEAQLATVNRMAAANDLPDAIITESGLKITPLDAAVPDTAQALIDQTAMVLPHVKITELLLEVDEWTGFTRHFTHLKSGDLAKDKNLLLTTILADAINLGLTKMAESCPGTTYAKLAWLQAWHTRDETYSTALAELVNAQFRHPFAGHWGDGTTSSSDGQNFRTASKAKSTGHINPKYGSSPGRTFYTHISDQYAPFHTKVVNVGLRDSTYVLDGLLYHESDLRIEEHYTDTAGFTDHVFALMHLLGFRFAPRIRDLGDTKLYIPKGDAAYDALKPMIGGTLNIKHVRAHWDEILRLATSIKQGTVTASLMLRKLGSYPRQNGLAVALRELGRIERTLFILDWLQSVELRRRVHAGLNKGEARNALARAVFFNRLGEIRDRSFEQQRYRASGLNLVTAAIVLWNTVYLERAAHALRGNGHAVDDSLLQYLSPLGWEHINLTGDYLWRSSAKIGAGKFRPLRPLQPA